In one Streptomyces sp. NBC_01288 genomic region, the following are encoded:
- a CDS encoding TetR/AcrR family transcriptional regulator, with translation MATAPVGAPASGQRLTRKGQETYRRIVSEAAALMYDQGVVSTRIEDVQAAAGVSASQIYYYFGDKHGLVRAVINHQCESVLGVHAPLLANLDSIGALEAWRDVILSIHRDGRNQQGCPMGRLSSELSRSTPETRADLLAGFSRWEGALRDGLRAMRSRGELPDRIDPDRFALALLAAVQGGLLLSQARRDTVALEVSLDTLIDCLRGHVDR, from the coding sequence ATGGCAACTGCACCCGTCGGGGCACCGGCAAGCGGTCAGCGCCTCACCCGCAAGGGGCAGGAGACGTACCGGCGCATCGTCTCGGAGGCCGCCGCCCTGATGTACGACCAGGGCGTCGTGAGCACGAGGATCGAGGACGTCCAGGCCGCCGCCGGGGTGAGCGCCTCGCAGATCTACTACTACTTCGGCGACAAGCACGGCCTCGTCCGCGCGGTGATCAACCACCAGTGCGAGAGCGTGCTCGGGGTGCACGCGCCGCTGCTCGCGAACCTCGACAGCATCGGGGCGCTGGAGGCGTGGCGCGACGTCATCCTGAGTATCCACCGGGACGGGCGCAACCAACAGGGCTGCCCGATGGGCAGGTTGAGCAGCGAACTGTCCCGGTCCACCCCGGAGACGCGGGCCGATCTGCTGGCCGGGTTCAGCCGTTGGGAGGGGGCGTTGCGGGACGGGTTGCGCGCGATGCGGTCACGCGGCGAACTGCCCGACCGGATCGACCCCGACCGCTTCGCGCTGGCACTGCTCGCCGCCGTCCAGGGAGGCCTGCTGCTCTCCCAGGCCCGCCGCGACACCGTCGCGCTCGAAGTGTCCCTCGACACGCTGATCGACTGCCTGCGCGGGCACGTCGACCGCTGA
- a CDS encoding CocE/NonD family hydrolase — MTQHTQHKSEVRDGMRVDWDVPITMDDGVVLRADVFRPVADGSYPVIMNHGPYAKGMAFQEGFPMMWEPLVEEYPEILDGSSNAYQNWETVDPERWVPDGYAVVRVDSRGAGRSPGLLDIFSPRETLDYAACVEWAGTRSWSNGKVGLLGVSYYAVSQWLVAARQPPHLAAIIPWEGATDYYREFTHHAGLLNTFVSKWYPGQVRVAQHGVGDRGLRNPNTGETIAGPETLTDEELAANRRDSTADLRAHPLNDVFYRERSADLPKITVPLLSAANWAHGLHSRGGFEGWAQASSEQKWLEVHGLGHVTEFYTARGLDLQRRFFGHFLKGQDTGWDRQPPVQLNVRHVDGSFEQRAELEWPLARTEWTKFYLRTGDGSLSTEAPVDRHTAPFDALGEGLTFATEPFAEPTEITGPAAARLVVSSSTTDADLFLTVRVLDPEGRDIRFVSALDPAGVVAHGWLRASHRALDAERSLPYRPWHPHDHLDPLTPGMAVPLDIEIWPTSVVVPAGYRLAVTVQGRDFEFPGDGPWPRSFGVEMKGHAVFLHNDPDDRPTDLFGGVTTLVSGGDEPSYLLLPVVPESPERVEGVRRGPVPERV; from the coding sequence ATGACCCAGCACACCCAGCACAAGAGCGAGGTCCGGGACGGTATGCGCGTCGACTGGGACGTGCCGATCACCATGGACGACGGCGTGGTGCTGCGCGCGGACGTCTTCCGTCCCGTGGCCGACGGGTCGTACCCGGTGATCATGAACCACGGCCCCTACGCCAAGGGAATGGCGTTCCAGGAGGGCTTCCCGATGATGTGGGAGCCGCTCGTCGAGGAGTATCCGGAGATCCTGGACGGCTCCAGCAACGCGTACCAGAACTGGGAGACCGTCGACCCCGAGCGCTGGGTACCCGACGGGTACGCGGTGGTCCGGGTCGACTCGCGCGGGGCGGGACGCTCACCCGGGCTCCTGGACATCTTCTCGCCACGAGAGACCCTCGACTACGCGGCCTGCGTCGAGTGGGCGGGCACGCGGTCCTGGAGCAACGGCAAGGTCGGCCTGCTCGGCGTCTCCTACTACGCGGTCAGCCAGTGGCTCGTCGCGGCCAGGCAACCGCCGCACCTCGCCGCGATCATCCCCTGGGAGGGCGCGACGGACTACTACCGCGAGTTCACCCACCACGCCGGTCTGCTCAACACCTTTGTGTCCAAGTGGTATCCGGGACAGGTACGTGTCGCCCAGCACGGAGTCGGCGACCGCGGCCTGCGCAACCCGAACACCGGTGAGACGATCGCCGGCCCCGAGACCCTGACCGACGAGGAACTGGCCGCCAACCGCCGTGATTCCACGGCCGACTTGCGGGCCCACCCGCTCAACGACGTGTTCTACAGGGAGCGTTCGGCGGACCTGCCGAAGATCACCGTTCCGCTGCTTTCCGCCGCCAACTGGGCGCACGGGCTGCACAGTCGGGGCGGCTTCGAGGGCTGGGCACAGGCGTCGTCGGAGCAGAAGTGGCTGGAGGTGCACGGCCTCGGCCATGTCACCGAGTTCTACACCGCACGCGGACTGGACCTGCAACGCCGGTTCTTCGGGCACTTCCTGAAGGGCCAGGACACCGGCTGGGACCGGCAGCCGCCCGTCCAGCTCAACGTCCGTCATGTGGACGGCAGTTTCGAGCAACGCGCCGAACTCGAATGGCCGTTGGCCCGCACCGAGTGGACGAAGTTCTACCTGCGCACCGGTGACGGCTCGCTGTCCACCGAGGCTCCCGTCGACCGGCACACGGCCCCATTCGATGCCCTGGGTGAGGGGTTGACCTTCGCCACCGAACCCTTCGCCGAGCCGACGGAGATCACCGGCCCGGCGGCGGCGCGGCTCGTGGTCTCGTCCAGCACCACCGACGCCGACCTCTTCCTCACCGTGCGCGTCCTGGACCCGGAGGGCCGTGACATCCGCTTCGTCAGCGCGCTCGACCCGGCAGGTGTCGTCGCGCACGGCTGGCTGCGTGCCTCGCACCGGGCCCTCGACGCCGAACGGAGCCTGCCGTACCGCCCCTGGCACCCGCACGACCATCTTGACCCGCTGACCCCGGGGATGGCCGTCCCGCTGGACATCGAGATCTGGCCGACCTCGGTGGTCGTCCCGGCGGGCTACCGTCTCGCGGTGACCGTCCAGGGCCGTGACTTCGAGTTCCCCGGGGACGGCCCCTGGCCCCGGTCGTTCGGCGTGGAGATGAAAGGGCACGCGGTCTTCCTGCACAACGATCCCGACGACCGTCCGACCGACCTCTTCGGTGGGGTGACGACCCTGGTCTCCGGCGGCGACGAGCCCTCGTATCTGCTCCTGCCGGTCGTCCCGGAGAGCCCGGAACGCGTCGAGGGCGTGCGCCGCGGCCCGGTCCCCGAACGCGTCTGA